In the genome of Dermacentor silvarum isolate Dsil-2018 chromosome 1, BIME_Dsil_1.4, whole genome shotgun sequence, one region contains:
- the LOC119446830 gene encoding LOW QUALITY PROTEIN: E3 SUMO-protein ligase ZBED1 (The sequence of the model RefSeq protein was modified relative to this genomic sequence to represent the inferred CDS: deleted 2 bases in 1 codon) produces MPERHTGENIMQRMQDVISGWKLDGKVTAVVTDNAPNGINAVNALEGILETNDVTCSAHSLHLSIKKALSNKEIEELCQKSGRLVAHFRHSTIASDELSRRQDPSYSAYPQSASRKAARQDGARLTRCSQSSSSTGLPYKVFLLRTIVTAKTAQNLEISQQEWNVISELCEVLEPLHLATTILCSDTMSPVSMVRPVMKAVMKKLEHHSTDDFQVDDFKEVVRMEIYRRFSLDWDAQQSSVSARQRASFLDPRYKWLQYEEPDARETIRTNVRQMLNDFTSSVHESGMGTTQTEATALDILFNEQPRVSDLSAQFDAHLSEPQLGHNLDALKWWKDNESKFPLVAELVKKYMCIPASSASSERVFSTAGNIITAKRSCLLPENVSSLVFLYQNRAYMDV; encoded by the exons ATGCCAGAGCGCCACACAGGAGAAAACATCATGCAGCGAATGCAGGACGTAATCTCGGGATGGAAGTTGGACGGCAAGGTCACGGCTGTAGTCACTGATAATGCACCTAATGGCATTAACGCTGTGAATGCGCTAGAAGGTATTTTAGAGACAAATGATGTCACCTGTTCTGCGCACAGTCTCCATCTGAGCATCAAAAAAGCCCTGTCTAACAAAGAGATCGAGGAACTCTGCCAGAAGAGCGGAAGATTGGTTGCACATTTCCGGCATTCGACCATCGCCAGTGACGAGTTGAGTAGGCGACAGGATCCGAGCTACTCGGCTTACCCACAGAGCGCCTCACGCAAAGCTGCCCGACAAGATGGAGCTCGACTTACCAGATGCTCACAAAGCTCATCAAGCACCGGTCTGCCATACAAAGTGTTCTTGCTGA GAACAATTGTCACAGCAAAAACTGCGCAGAACCTCGAGATCAGTCAGCAAGAATGGAACGTAATCAGTGAACTTTGCGAAGTCCTTGAGCCTCTTCATCTTGCAACTACCATTCTCTGCAGCGACACGATGTCCCCTGTCTCCATGGTTCGGCCAGTAATGAAAGCAGTAATGAAGAAACTAGAGCATCACAGCACGGATGACTTTCAAGTCGATGATTTCAAAGAAGTGGTTCGGATGGAGATATATCGGCGATTCTCCTTGGACTGGGACGCCCAGCAGAGCTCGGTGTCTGCACGCCAGAGGGCATCTTTCCTCGATCCGAGGTACAAATGGCTCCAGTATGAGGAACCGGATGCCAGGGAGACAATCCGTACCAATGTTAGACAAATGTTGAACGACTTCACATCTTCAGTTCATGAAAGTGGGATGGGCACTACCCAAACCGAAGCAACTGCACTAGACATACTGTTTAATGAACAGCCGCGCGTCAGTGACCTGTCAGCTCAATTTGACGCACACCTCTCCGAGCCCCAGCTGGGACACAACTTGGATGCACTTAAATGGTGGAAGGACAATGAATCCAAATTTCCCCTTGTGGCGGAACTTGTAAAAAAATACATGTGCATCCCAGCCTCATCCGCAAGTTCGGAGCGGGTATTTTCAACTGCCGGAAATATAATCACTGCCAAAAGAAGCTGCCTTCTACCGGAAAATGTAAGCTCCCTCGTGTTCTTGTATCAAAATAGGGCGTACATG